The Hydrogenobacter thermophilus TK-6 genome window below encodes:
- the terL gene encoding phage terminase large subunit: MSYKEKAVSRVLERVLISEADKDRKERARNDFAFFCQTYLPHIFRKPFASFQLEIISFLENPQMKRVVVAAPREHGKTSLIYLGYVLWSILYGKHKFIVCIGASEQRAKEQLEDIRLELENNTAILQDFGEVIKRATVERIDTVHTTVISRGAGQKLRGLVKRGERPDLVILDDIESEEHANSKSLRDKLKKWFYRVVMGLSQNAKIFVIGTILHYDSLLNELITRGQELGWFAKKYKAITDEGKPLHPHLWTLEALEKKKQEIGSYAFASEYMNEPLSDEDRIFRQEWIKYYEEKLDLSKLDIVAGVDPSTGKEKGDYTAIAVLGRDRETGHLYSLFIYNKRATPSELIDTLISIQLTFKPSLIVFEEVAFQEVYRKLIQEIASKRGVSLPIRGVKPHTNKVLRAQKLVPFFEGGLIYFAKGQEEAIKQLLEFPFSAHDDIVDALVYAVMALEEKATAFPYKFLKLRWL, translated from the coding sequence ATGAGCTATAAAGAAAAAGCAGTCAGCAGAGTTTTAGAGAGGGTGCTTATATCAGAAGCAGACAAAGACAGAAAAGAACGGGCAAGGAACGACTTTGCTTTCTTTTGCCAGACATACCTTCCGCACATTTTCAGAAAACCTTTTGCAAGTTTTCAGTTGGAAATAATCAGCTTTTTAGAGAACCCACAAATGAAAAGAGTAGTAGTTGCAGCACCCAGAGAACACGGAAAGACAAGCTTGATTTACTTGGGCTATGTTCTGTGGTCTATCCTCTACGGCAAACACAAGTTCATCGTTTGCATCGGAGCATCGGAGCAAAGGGCTAAGGAACAGTTAGAGGACATCAGACTGGAATTAGAAAACAACACTGCAATTTTGCAAGACTTCGGAGAAGTCATCAAACGGGCTACGGTGGAGAGGATAGACACAGTGCACACGACAGTGATCAGCAGAGGTGCAGGGCAAAAGCTAAGAGGTTTAGTCAAGCGTGGAGAAAGACCCGACTTAGTCATACTTGACGACATAGAGTCAGAAGAACACGCAAACTCCAAATCTTTGAGAGACAAACTAAAAAAATGGTTTTACAGGGTTGTTATGGGCTTGTCTCAAAATGCAAAAATTTTTGTAATCGGAACTATCCTTCACTACGATAGCCTTTTGAATGAACTAATCACGAGAGGGCAGGAGCTTGGCTGGTTTGCAAAGAAATACAAAGCGATCACCGACGAGGGCAAACCCTTGCATCCGCACCTGTGGACGCTGGAGGCATTGGAGAAAAAGAAGCAGGAGATAGGAAGCTATGCTTTTGCTTCTGAGTATATGAACGAGCCTTTATCGGATGAGGACAGGATTTTTAGGCAGGAGTGGATAAAGTATTACGAGGAGAAGTTAGATTTAAGCAAGCTTGACATCGTAGCGGGCGTAGACCCATCAACGGGCAAGGAGAAGGGAGACTACACAGCGATAGCGGTTCTGGGCAGGGACAGGGAGACAGGGCACCTATATTCCTTATTTATATATAACAAGCGTGCCACTCCCTCTGAACTGATAGACACCCTCATCTCCATCCAGCTAACTTTCAAGCCTTCCCTCATCGTCTTTGAAGAGGTAGCCTTTCAGGAAGTCTACAGAAAGCTTATACAAGAGATAGCAAGCAAGCGTGGAGTAAGCTTGCCCATCCGAGGAGTGAAACCTCACACAAACAAAGTCCTGCGAGCACAAAAGCTTGTGCCGTTTTTTGAGGGTGGGCTAATCTACTTTGCAAAAGGACAAGAGGAGGCAATTAAACAGCTTTTAGAGTTTCCTTTTTCAGCCCACGACGACATCGTAGACGCCCTCGTCTATGCGGTTATGGCTTTAGAAGAGAAGGCAACGGCTTTCCCATACAAGTTTTTAAAGCTTAGATGGTTGTAG
- a CDS encoding phosphodiesterase, which produces MSSLVAIAINYAIIKTTVATMLKTLEQVQKDLQKEKEKNAEIERLMLKEYLRKEDFLAFQNKVEARMEMRLEKLEEKIERLLHKLEAKQ; this is translated from the coding sequence TTGTCTTCACTTGTTGCAATAGCTATCAACTACGCAATAATCAAAACTACAGTAGCGACTATGCTTAAGACTCTTGAACAAGTTCAGAAAGACTTGCAGAAGGAAAAAGAAAAGAACGCAGAAATTGAGAGGCTGATGCTTAAAGAGTATCTGAGAAAAGAGGACTTCTTAGCGTTTCAAAACAAAGTAGAGGCACGCATGGAGATGAGATTAGAAAAGCTGGAGGAAAAAATAGAAAGACTTTTGCATAAGCTGGAGGCTAAGCAATGA
- a CDS encoding XRE family transcriptional regulator: protein MKGLCNFADERSGGLLTVKDIIQIDRINAKFKCKPVEGKSSFSTGFFYNISYGLVNTHREYYTQLCTKVKGYGGISMQHCTSGEAGNIHNRLRYLRKTLGLSQEEFGERIGKSLRTIQYWEAGTVQIPDTALKLIASTFGVSYEWLKTGQGEMWGREKLSLEEIIEREQRKLLESKIKVPVVGKAGAGFPHSPSDIEVIGVVFVSKSPYLKEGKIFAVQVSGDSMHPALTEGDYVVFQTYEGDGSDIPNGKIVVVRNHSGELLVKRLLKMNGTVLLAGDNPKYPPIFPQQAEAEGLRIVGVAVKILKEFEA from the coding sequence ATGAAGGGTCTCTGCAATTTTGCAGATGAGAGGTCGGGAGGACTTCTTACCGTAAAGGACATTATTCAGATAGATAGGATTAACGCCAAGTTTAAGTGCAAGCCTGTTGAGGGAAAGTCCTCTTTTTCTACAGGCTTCTTTTACAATATCTCCTATGGTCTGGTTAATACCCATAGGGAATATTATACGCAACTTTGCACAAAAGTCAAGGGGTATGGTGGAATAAGTATGCAACATTGCACCAGCGGAGAGGCAGGGAATATCCACAACAGGCTTAGATATCTAAGGAAAACTTTGGGGTTATCACAGGAAGAGTTTGGAGAAAGGATAGGGAAATCTTTAAGGACTATACAATACTGGGAGGCTGGCACAGTTCAAATCCCCGACACCGCCCTAAAACTTATTGCTTCCACCTTCGGCGTCTCTTATGAATGGCTAAAAACAGGGCAGGGGGAGATGTGGGGGAGGGAAAAGCTTAGCCTTGAGGAAATCATAGAAAGAGAACAAAGAAAGCTTTTAGAAAGCAAGATAAAAGTTCCTGTGGTTGGGAAAGCTGGGGCTGGGTTCCCGCATAGTCCCTCAGATATAGAAGTTATAGGCGTAGTCTTTGTTAGTAAAAGCCCATATCTCAAGGAAGGCAAGATTTTTGCAGTGCAGGTGTCTGGAGACTCTATGCATCCAGCCCTTACGGAGGGGGACTATGTCGTATTTCAGACATACGAGGGAGACGGCTCAGATATACCAAATGGGAAAATAGTTGTAGTCAGGAATCATAGCGGGGAGTTGCTCGTAAAAAGGCTTTTGAAGATGAACGGCACTGTTTTGTTGGCAGGAGATAATCCTAAATATCCTCCAATCTTTCCACAACAGGCGGAGGCAGAGGGTTTGCGAATTGTAGGAGTAGCTGTTAAAATTTTGAAAGAGTTTGAAGCATAG